A portion of the Candidatus Scalindua japonica genome contains these proteins:
- a CDS encoding PhzF family phenazine biosynthesis protein, translated as MELDLYQIDTFTDRVFKGNPAAVIPLESWLPENTMQSIAQENNLSETTFFVPTDNGFHIRWFTPETEVDLCGHATLAAAYVLLNLFDYKKERVEFESKSGNLTVFQKDGWLVMDFPAQSPIPCNIPDAIVKAFGRTPIECLQAEDYTVVFENESEVLSIKPDMVYLKKLDLRGVIITSRSKKYDFVSRFFAPNFGIDEDPVTGSAHTQLTPYWSGKLGKTKMEVKQISRRGGELVCELHNDRVLISGKAVKFLEGKIELKS; from the coding sequence TTGGAATTAGATCTTTATCAAATTGACACTTTTACCGACCGGGTTTTCAAGGGAAACCCGGCTGCAGTCATCCCGCTTGAATCGTGGCTTCCGGAAAACACAATGCAGTCTATTGCGCAAGAAAATAATCTTTCAGAAACAACTTTTTTTGTACCGACAGACAATGGATTCCATATTCGCTGGTTTACACCTGAAACTGAAGTTGACTTGTGCGGCCACGCAACACTGGCAGCAGCTTATGTACTATTAAATCTCTTTGATTATAAAAAAGAGAGGGTAGAATTTGAATCAAAGTCTGGTAACTTAACGGTTTTCCAAAAGGATGGCTGGCTTGTGATGGATTTTCCCGCACAATCACCTATCCCATGTAACATACCGGATGCAATAGTAAAGGCTTTTGGCAGGACACCGATTGAGTGTTTACAGGCAGAAGACTACACGGTAGTTTTTGAAAATGAAAGTGAGGTTTTATCAATTAAGCCTGATATGGTTTACCTGAAAAAACTTGATCTGCGCGGCGTTATCATTACTTCACGATCAAAAAAGTATGATTTTGTATCCCGCTTTTTTGCTCCTAACTTTGGAATAGACGAAGACCCTGTAACGGGCTCTGCTCATACCCAGCTCACACCTTACTGGTCAGGAAAACTGGGCAAAACAAAAATGGAGGTAAAACAGATTTCGCGCCGTGGCGGTGAATTAGTGTGTGAATTACATAACGACCGAGTACTGATTTCAGGAAAGGCAGTAAAATTCCTGGAGGGAAAAATAGAACTTAAGAGTTGA
- a CDS encoding NAD(P)/FAD-dependent oxidoreductase, which produces MKNYDVVIIGAGAAGLMCALTAGQRGRNVMILDHADHVGKKILISGGGSCNFTNLYLEAEHYISHNPHFCKSALNRFCQYDFISLVKKHNVSYQQRQLGQLFCNGNSVEILNLLLHECRLSGVKIQKSCTINNIEKNNSFSVKTNSENYTTQSLVIATGGLSMPTIGATGFGYDVAKKFGLNVQPGQPGLVPLTFNNNDLKSFGDLSGISLDAAVSSNGQLFREAILFTHRGLSGPAVLQISNYWQPGDEVAINLLPDIDLTETIKQWQKERPRMELKNLIGELLTRRIAKRWLELWYHNKPVNQYNEKEINQIADLFHVWRFRPAGTEGYKVAEVTRGGVDTEELSSKTFEARRVKGLYFIGEVVDVTGWLGGYNLQWAWSSGYCAGQFV; this is translated from the coding sequence ATGAAAAATTACGATGTTGTCATCATTGGTGCAGGTGCGGCAGGGTTGATGTGCGCACTGACGGCTGGGCAGAGAGGACGTAATGTAATGATTCTGGATCACGCTGACCATGTGGGCAAAAAAATATTGATTTCAGGCGGAGGGAGTTGTAACTTTACCAATCTTTATCTTGAAGCAGAGCATTATATATCCCATAACCCACACTTCTGCAAATCAGCGTTGAACCGTTTCTGCCAGTACGATTTTATCTCGTTAGTTAAAAAGCATAATGTATCTTATCAACAGAGGCAATTGGGACAACTTTTCTGTAACGGAAACTCAGTCGAGATTTTAAACCTTTTATTGCATGAGTGTCGGCTTTCCGGTGTAAAGATCCAGAAAAGTTGCACAATAAATAACATAGAGAAGAACAACTCTTTTTCCGTTAAGACTAATTCAGAGAACTATACAACCCAATCACTCGTCATAGCAACTGGTGGTTTATCAATGCCAACAATTGGAGCTACCGGTTTCGGATATGATGTGGCAAAAAAGTTTGGACTCAATGTTCAACCCGGCCAACCTGGCTTGGTACCACTTACCTTCAACAACAATGACTTGAAAAGCTTCGGCGATCTATCCGGTATATCCCTAGATGCTGCTGTTTCCAGTAATGGACAATTATTCAGGGAGGCTATTCTGTTTACCCACAGAGGCCTGAGCGGCCCTGCGGTATTGCAGATTTCAAACTACTGGCAACCGGGAGATGAAGTTGCCATTAATCTCCTGCCAGATATCGATCTGACAGAAACTATTAAACAATGGCAGAAAGAACGCCCAAGAATGGAGCTGAAAAATCTGATAGGAGAATTGCTAACCAGGCGTATTGCAAAACGCTGGCTGGAATTATGGTATCATAATAAGCCCGTTAACCAATACAATGAAAAAGAGATCAACCAGATTGCCGATTTATTCCATGTATGGCGTTTCAGACCTGCAGGTACCGAAGGCTATAAGGTAGCGGAAGTTACTCGTGGCGGCGTTGACACGGAAGAGCTGTCATCCAAAACCTTTGAAGCGAGGAGAGTAAAGGGTCTTTACTTTATTGGAGAAGTTGTTGATGTTACCGGCTGGCTGGGTGGATATAATCTCCAATGGGCCTGGTCATCCGGCTACTGTGCCGGCCAATTTGTATAG
- a CDS encoding nitroreductase family protein, whose translation MFMSIIQKRRSIRKFLNKPVEKEKIDLLIEAGLRSPSSRGFNPWEFMVITDRDLLEKLSDSKMHGSQFLKNAPLGIVVCADPEKCDVWVEDCSIASTFIFLAAESLGLRSCWIQIRERMHNETITSEKYVSNTLEIPSRLNVESIIAIGYPDETKSFHKKEELQFAKVYYNQYGKPYCKQT comes from the coding sequence ATGTTTATGTCTATTATCCAGAAAAGACGGAGTATCAGAAAATTTCTTAATAAGCCTGTTGAGAAAGAAAAGATAGACCTGCTTATTGAGGCCGGACTTCGATCACCTTCCTCAAGAGGATTTAATCCGTGGGAGTTTATGGTCATTACCGATCGTGATTTATTGGAAAAATTATCAGATTCCAAGATGCATGGATCTCAGTTTCTGAAAAATGCTCCTTTGGGAATTGTTGTATGCGCTGATCCCGAAAAATGTGATGTATGGGTCGAAGACTGTTCAATCGCCTCCACCTTTATCTTTCTGGCAGCAGAATCACTTGGGTTGAGAAGCTGCTGGATACAGATCAGGGAGAGGATGCATAACGAAACGATAACCTCCGAAAAATATGTTTCAAACACATTGGAAATTCCATCAAGATTGAATGTGGAATCAATTATCGCCATTGGCTACCCGGATGAAACAAAATCTTTTCATAAGAAGGAAGAACTCCAATTTGCAAAAGTATATTACAATCAATACGGAAAACCTTATTGTAAACAAACATAA
- a CDS encoding helix-turn-helix domain-containing protein codes for MSDSHLDEDTYQRIQDIVTYFSKQYKIKYSVRGIIDLLHRLGYTYKKPKTLSQ; via the coding sequence TTGAGTGATAGCCATCTCGATGAAGATACTTACCAAAGAATTCAAGATATTGTGACTTATTTCTCTAAACAATACAAAATAAAATATAGCGTTCGCGGAATAATCGACTTGCTTCATAGATTAGGCTATACATATAAAAAACCGAAAACCCTTTCGCAATGA
- a CDS encoding TonB-dependent receptor plug domain-containing protein encodes MLNNAKYFILFILFAFNSTQLFSEEPAGHPENIDETASIQEEIRWLKAESFLMEVSSVSKKTEKLFDSPAAIYVITKENIRRSGAASIPELLRMVPGLQVAQIDANKWAITSRGFNARFVTKLLVLIDGRTVYSPLLAGVYWDVQNYLMEDLERIEVIRGPGGTLWGANAINGVINIITKNSRDTQGGLLTGRVGNEERAIGGFRYGGKIGKDINYRFYSRYFKYDDSGDLLNDSSLNGNDKWNMLQGGFRLDWDLSSSSELMFQGNIYDGHSNESLINSSKPRRNSELSGGHVLGRWKYMLSDSSEIILQMYLDQTFRKNAITREVRNISDIDLQHRFKLGDRQEFMWGLGYRYVTDDIDGFRGLTYDTDNTSKSSSRYDNLLTSFVQDEITLIDDKLRLILGTKISHNDYTGLEFQPNLRLIWKPTHRTAVWASVSRSVRTPNRFEHDSVHSITTFPTGFVTTGTVQVLGSHDFHSENLIASELGYRIQPAKRLSIDIATFYNSYDALETTETGVRFPNPNNPTNTIFPTFVDNKMKGETYGVEISTDWNVTDRWKLYVGYTYLHMKLKLVKGSNSIGADIEHEGIKPNSQAQIRSYLDLPFKLEFDTSLYYVDNLDTGNIPSYFRLDTRLGWHGTDSLEMSVGMKNILDDQHPEFAAVNSIDATEVERSVYFNITWQF; translated from the coding sequence ATGCTAAATAATGCAAAATATTTCATTTTATTTATTCTTTTTGCCTTTAATTCTACTCAACTTTTTTCTGAAGAACCCGCGGGACATCCAGAAAATATAGATGAGACTGCGTCCATACAAGAAGAAATAAGATGGTTAAAGGCAGAGTCATTTCTTATGGAGGTTAGCTCTGTCTCAAAAAAAACCGAAAAACTTTTTGATTCACCGGCCGCCATCTACGTAATCACGAAAGAAAACATTCGGCGTTCTGGAGCTGCAAGTATACCTGAGTTACTTCGAATGGTACCCGGACTGCAAGTGGCACAAATAGATGCGAACAAATGGGCAATAACTTCACGTGGTTTTAATGCCAGATTTGTAACTAAACTTCTGGTATTAATAGATGGAAGAACTGTTTACTCACCCCTTCTTGCCGGTGTATATTGGGATGTACAAAACTATTTAATGGAAGATTTGGAACGTATTGAGGTCATCCGTGGACCGGGTGGTACCCTCTGGGGCGCCAATGCAATAAATGGGGTGATAAATATAATAACTAAAAATTCCAGAGATACACAAGGTGGTCTCCTAACTGGGAGAGTCGGAAACGAAGAAAGAGCTATAGGCGGTTTCCGCTATGGTGGAAAAATAGGTAAAGATATAAATTATCGCTTCTATTCAAGGTACTTTAAATATGATGACTCTGGTGATCTTCTTAATGATTCTAGTCTAAATGGTAATGATAAGTGGAACATGCTACAAGGCGGTTTCCGCCTGGATTGGGATTTATCATCTTCTAGTGAATTGATGTTTCAGGGAAATATATATGATGGTCATTCTAATGAATCGCTTATTAACAGTTCTAAGCCACGACGGAATAGCGAACTATCCGGTGGTCACGTCTTGGGACGTTGGAAATATATGTTATCTGATAGCTCTGAAATTATTCTCCAAATGTACTTAGATCAAACCTTTCGTAAGAATGCTATAACAAGAGAGGTTCGAAACATATCTGATATTGATTTGCAGCATAGATTTAAATTAGGGGACAGACAGGAATTTATGTGGGGTCTGGGATACCGTTATGTAACTGATGACATTGATGGCTTCAGGGGGCTTACTTATGACACTGATAATACCAGTAAATCTAGTAGTAGATATGACAATTTATTAACTTCATTTGTACAGGATGAAATTACACTTATTGATGACAAACTAAGACTAATCCTTGGAACAAAGATTTCACATAATGATTATACAGGACTCGAATTCCAGCCCAATTTGAGATTAATCTGGAAACCTACACATCGAACAGCAGTATGGGCTTCTGTTTCTCGATCTGTAAGGACGCCTAATCGTTTTGAGCATGATTCGGTACACAGTATAACAACATTTCCGACTGGTTTCGTTACCACTGGTACTGTTCAAGTTCTTGGTAGCCACGATTTTCACTCAGAAAATCTTATTGCTTCCGAACTTGGATACCGTATTCAACCTGCAAAACGTCTTTCAATTGACATTGCAACGTTTTATAACTCTTACGATGCACTAGAAACTACTGAGACAGGAGTACGTTTTCCCAATCCAAATAATCCAACAAATACCATCTTTCCAACCTTTGTTGACAATAAAATGAAGGGTGAAACATACGGTGTGGAGATTTCTACAGACTGGAATGTAACAGATCGTTGGAAGTTATATGTTGGATATACCTATCTTCATATGAAGCTAAAACTAGTTAAAGGAAGTAACAGTATTGGAGCAGACATCGAGCATGAAGGCATTAAACCAAATAGCCAAGCCCAGATTCGTTCTTATCTGGATCTTCCTTTTAAACTGGAGTTTGATACATCACTTTATTATGTTGACAATCTCGATACCGGAAATATTCCTAGTTATTTTCGTCTTGATACGCGACTTGGCTGGCATGGAACCGATTCTCTTGAAATGAGTGTTGGCATGAAAAATATACTTGATGATCAACACCCTGAGTTCGCAGCTGTTAATAGCATTGACGCAACCGAAGTCGAACGTAGTGTATATTTTAATATAACGTGGCAATTTTGA
- a CDS encoding PDDEXK nuclease domain-containing protein: MSRDKEEIKELSKKGHIIDKADDIIKDPYVLEFLNLQEKHIYSEHELETGIIDKLEHFLLELGKGFLFEARQKRFTFDDDHFYMDLVFYNRLLRCYVLIDLKRDKLTHQDIGQMQMYVNYFDKLIKNRR; encoded by the coding sequence TTGAGCCGGGATAAAGAGGAAATTAAAGAACTATCTAAAAAAGGACATATTATTGATAAGGCTGATGATATTATAAAAGACCCGTATGTGCTGGAGTTTCTAAATCTACAGGAGAAACATATATATTCCGAACATGAGTTAGAGACAGGGATTATCGACAAACTGGAACATTTTCTTTTAGAATTGGGAAAAGGGTTCCTCTTTGAAGCCAGGCAAAAACGTTTTACCTTTGATGATGATCACTTTTATATGGATTTGGTTTTCTACAATCGCTTACTACGATGTTATGTGCTTATCGACTTAAAGCGTGATAAACTGACCCATCAAGACATTGGGCAGATGCAGATGTATGTAAATTATTTTGACAAATTAATAAAAAACAGAAGATGA
- a CDS encoding DUF1016 N-terminal domain-containing protein, with amino-acid sequence MQLSSRVKLGWSHYVIFLTIDNHAERNFYEIEAIQHSWSVRELK; translated from the coding sequence GTGCAATTGTCTTCACGCGTCAAACTTGGCTGGTCGCATTATGTAATCTTTCTTACCATCGACAATCATGCAGAGCGTAATTTTTATGAGATTGAAGCTATACAACATAGTTGGAGCGTGAGAGAGCTTAAATGA
- a CDS encoding cold-shock protein, which translates to MIKGTVSWFNDTKGIGYISRSKGDDVFVHDSAIQCEGFKTLSAGNKVEFEIIKGKKGYEASKVFVSL; encoded by the coding sequence GTGATAAAAGGAACTGTTAGCTGGTTTAACGATACAAAAGGAATTGGGTATATTTCCCGGAGCAAAGGAGATGATGTTTTTGTGCATGATTCGGCGATTCAGTGTGAAGGTTTTAAAACACTTTCTGCCGGCAATAAGGTAGAGTTTGAAATCATAAAAGGTAAAAAAGGTTATGAGGCCTCAAAAGTTTTCGTAAGTCTTTGA
- a CDS encoding heavy-metal-associated domain-containing protein has translation MNKLLNFGYILVISIVFGITMSTAIVKADSSLQSNSDFTLLKINDEFATTQEHEQAEENTEKEDLEAEELEGLEEYEISINGMTCANCETKVKGALLKCSGVKTAWVSHIEGSAVIEADTDMIDVDQIVAAIEKAGFAYLEEE, from the coding sequence TTGAATAAGTTATTAAATTTTGGCTACATTTTAGTAATTTCTATCGTTTTTGGAATCACAATGAGCACGGCAATTGTTAAGGCAGACTCCTCGTTGCAAAGCAACAGCGACTTTACATTGCTGAAAATAAATGATGAGTTTGCTACCACTCAGGAGCATGAACAAGCTGAAGAAAATACTGAGAAGGAAGACTTAGAGGCAGAAGAATTAGAAGGATTAGAGGAGTATGAAATATCCATTAACGGAATGACTTGCGCTAATTGCGAGACTAAAGTGAAAGGAGCACTATTGAAGTGTTCAGGTGTTAAAACTGCCTGGGTTAGTCACATAGAAGGGAGTGCTGTTATAGAAGCCGATACTGATATGATTGATGTTGATCAGATTGTAGCAGCTATAGAAAAAGCCGGATTTGCTTATTTAGAGGAAGAATGA
- a CDS encoding DUF2179 domain-containing protein has translation MEVIFDIETLLTGLVIFAARIVDVSVGTIRLLAIVSGRTFLAFFLGFIEVSLWLVIIAKVLNEISNKPLLGLFFALGFSAGNAVGILLDKKIALGHLVLKIFILGDGKEIAEEIRKRGFSVTTFDGEGERGAITELNIVCRKRELKNAVQIVRILDSDAFYITEPVLSVSRKITNFLNPLYKINKHHKYNENKDVYQFINPLTETVR, from the coding sequence ATGGAAGTTATTTTTGATATAGAAACATTATTAACAGGACTTGTTATTTTTGCGGCAAGGATTGTTGATGTCTCAGTTGGAACGATAAGGTTGCTGGCTATTGTATCGGGTAGAACGTTTCTGGCTTTTTTTCTGGGTTTTATAGAAGTCAGCCTGTGGCTGGTAATAATAGCAAAGGTATTAAATGAAATATCAAACAAGCCACTTCTCGGATTATTTTTTGCTCTTGGTTTTTCTGCAGGCAATGCAGTAGGTATCCTTTTGGATAAAAAGATTGCGTTAGGTCATTTGGTGTTAAAAATATTTATTCTGGGTGATGGGAAAGAGATAGCGGAGGAAATTCGAAAAAGAGGATTTTCTGTAACAACGTTTGACGGCGAAGGAGAGCGTGGTGCAATAACCGAACTGAATATTGTATGCAGGAAAAGAGAATTAAAAAATGCTGTTCAAATAGTAAGGATACTTGATTCTGATGCATTTTACATTACTGAACCTGTATTAAGCGTAAGCAGAAAAATTACTAACTTTTTGAATCCTTTATACAAAATCAACAAACACCATAAATATAATGAAAACAAAGATGTGTATCAATTCATAAATCCTTTAACTGAAACGGTAAGGTAA
- a CDS encoding helix-turn-helix domain-containing protein, which produces MEKDNQLFEKEIIRFTLEKTKGNKSKAARLPGFGLRTL; this is translated from the coding sequence ATGGAAAAAGATAATCAGTTATTTGAAAAGGAAATAATAAGGTTTACACTGGAGAAAACAAAAGGCAACAAGTCAAAAGCTGCCAGATTACCTGGATTTGGCTTAAGAACACTCTAG
- a CDS encoding glutathione peroxidase has translation MSERSIYDFTMNDIDGNAVTFEKFRNKVLLIVNVASKCGFTPQYKGLQELYQEFKDDGFLILAFPANNFLRQEPGTDSEIKQFCSLKYDVSFPMFSKVSVKGDDISPFYAFLTAKETNPGFSGTIKWNFTKFLVDRVGNIVDRFSSMTKPDSKKVRKKIGQLLDNVE, from the coding sequence ATGAGTGAAAGATCGATTTATGATTTTACGATGAATGATATTGATGGTAATGCGGTCACCTTTGAAAAATTCAGAAACAAGGTTTTGTTGATTGTAAATGTTGCAAGTAAATGTGGCTTCACGCCTCAATATAAAGGGCTTCAGGAATTATATCAGGAATTCAAGGATGACGGATTTTTGATCCTTGCTTTTCCCGCAAACAACTTTTTACGTCAGGAACCCGGAACAGACAGTGAGATAAAACAGTTCTGTTCCTTAAAATATGACGTTTCTTTCCCAATGTTTTCCAAGGTATCTGTCAAAGGAGATGACATATCACCCTTTTATGCGTTTCTAACAGCAAAGGAGACAAATCCCGGGTTCTCCGGTACTATTAAGTGGAACTTTACAAAGTTCCTTGTTGACCGTGTCGGAAATATAGTGGACCGTTTCTCGTCAATGACCAAACCTGACAGTAAGAAAGTAAGGAAAAAAATCGGTCAACTGCTGGATAATGTCGAGTAA
- a CDS encoding cytochrome c, producing the protein MKSSLIILVLIIGTLIVIASCKKPEEVKIENAIVYTPLQDDLARSMKKASLVMRRLFKAVKNNDWVEIDMWTQELKDGIGFTCITQYMREKNDISLRFIMLSNQFNSAINKLTLASKKHYSERAKLEFNNLVYSCDACHDSFNKDAEGKLDFSE; encoded by the coding sequence ATGAAATCGTCACTGATAATTCTTGTTTTAATTATAGGAACTCTTATCGTCATCGCTTCCTGCAAAAAACCTGAAGAAGTGAAAATTGAAAACGCAATAGTTTACACCCCCCTACAGGATGATCTGGCACGTTCTATGAAAAAAGCCTCTCTGGTAATGAGAAGATTATTTAAAGCCGTGAAAAATAATGACTGGGTTGAAATCGATATGTGGACTCAAGAACTTAAAGACGGTATCGGCTTTACTTGTATAACACAATATATGAGAGAGAAAAATGATATTTCATTAAGATTTATTATGTTAAGCAACCAATTTAACAGCGCTATAAATAAGTTAACGTTAGCCAGTAAAAAACATTATTCTGAAAGAGCAAAGTTAGAATTCAACAATTTAGTCTATTCTTGCGACGCGTGTCATGATAGTTTCAATAAAGACGCTGAGGGCAAGTTGGATTTCAGCGAGTAA